Proteins from a genomic interval of Desulfuromonas sp.:
- a CDS encoding HNH endonuclease, which yields MVKYERDVSQETKRYIKRRDGHQCVICGSTYKLEVDHKRALMNGGDNSIANLATLCDDCHTAKTRLDNSMRRKRDRMCR from the coding sequence CTGGTCAAGTATGAACGTGATGTATCCCAAGAAACTAAACGATATATCAAAAGACGTGATGGTCATCAGTGCGTGATATGTGGGAGCACATATAAGCTAGAAGTTGACCACAAGAGAGCATTGATGAATGGTGGTGATAACAGTATCGCTAACCTGGCTACTCTATGTGATGACTGTCATACGGCAAAGACTAGACTTGATAATAGTATGAGGCGTAAACGGGATAGGATGTGTAGGTAA